A region of the Terriglobales bacterium genome:
GTTGCGCATCACCGGCAGATCAATAACGTCGTCGCCAACGAAGGCGGCTTCGCTGGCATCGAGCTTTTCTTTTTCCAGGATCTCCCGAAATGCCCCCAGCTTGTTGGCAATGCCCTGATAGACGTGGTCAAGCCGCAGGTCCTTGGCCCGCAACGCCACGGTTTCTGAGATGCGCTTGGTAATCAGTCCGGTCTTGAGCCCGCCCAGCCGCGCCAACGAAATCGCGGCGCCATCGTGTGCATTGAAGCCTTTGGCCTCCATCATGGAGCCACCGGAGATGGAATAACCGCCGATCTCGGCGTTCTCAGCGGCCTTTTTTTCCGCCATCGGCTCAAAGCCGGCAGGTGCAGGAAATAACCAGATCTTGCCGTCGGTCAGAACACCATCCACGTCGAAAAGCAGAAGTTTGATTTTTTTTGCGCGTTTTTTAGACATTTTGATAATTAAACCACAAAGGAGAAGTTCACCACAGAGGCACAGAGAAATTGAATCATTGAGTCATCGGATCATTGAATCATTTGGGGATCGAGTACCAATGACTCAATGACCCGGTGATTCAATGACACAATTGTGACGCCTCCCGTGTTATCGCCTGCCACGCGCGCTCGACGTGGCGCTCTTCGGTCATGGTCTGACCTACGCACAGCCGCAGCACCAGCTTGCCATTCAGCTTTGTATGAGAAAGATAGAGTTCGCCGCTCTGGTTGAGCCGGTCCATTAACCTCTGGTTGAGGTCGTCTTCGCCCTTCAGCCTGAAGCAAACCAGATTAAGCTGCGGGGGAGCGGCAATTTCAAAAGCGGAGTCGTTGCTCACCCACTCCGCAAATTTCTGGGCGCACTTCACATGCCGCCGGATATGGAACTGCAATCCCTCTACTCCGTAATGCCGGATCACGAACCACAACTTCAGCGCCCGAAAGCGTCGCCCCAGAGGCACATGCCAATCGCGGTAGTCGGTGACCTCGCCGGAAGTAGAGGCCTGCGTACGCAGA
Encoded here:
- a CDS encoding HAD hydrolase family protein — its product is MSKKRAKKIKLLLFDVDGVLTDGKIWLFPAPAGFEPMAEKKAAENAEIGGYSISGGSMMEAKGFNAHDGAAISLARLGGLKTGLITKRISETVALRAKDLRLDHVYQGIANKLGAFREILEKEKLDASEAAFVGDDVIDLPVMRNCGLAIAVPNGREDVKEEAHWITEHCGGDGALRDAVEYILRAQGKLKRVVEEYITERKTKTVKLSD